The proteins below are encoded in one region of Flavobacterium nackdongense:
- the atpD gene encoding F0F1 ATP synthase subunit beta, whose product MSKVIGKVAQIIGPVVDVVFNGKDVELPKIYDSLEITKKDGTILVLEVQSHIGENTVRTISMDSTDGLSRGYEVVGTGAPIQMPIGADVFGRLFNVIGDAIDGLGNLPKSGENGMPIHKQAPKFEDLSTSSEVLFTGIKVIDLIEPYAKGGKIGLFGGAGVGKTVLIQELINNIAKGHGGLSVFAGVGERTREGNDLLREMLESGIIKYGEEFMHSMENGGWDLSKVDMPGMRESKATFVFGQMNEPPGARARVALSGLSIAEYFRDGAGSDQGKDVLFFVDNIFRFTQAGSEVSALLGRMPSAVGYQPTLATEMGAMQERITSTNKGSITSVQAVYVPADDLTDPAPATTFAHLDATTVLSRKIAELGIYPAVDPLDSTSRILAPHIIGDEHYNCAQRVKEILQKYKQLQDIIAILGMEELSEDDKLAVSRARRVQRFLSQPFHVAEQFTGIPGVLVDIKDTIKGFNMIIDGELDHLPEAAFNLKGTIEDAIEAGEKMLAEA is encoded by the coding sequence ATGTCAAAAGTAATAGGAAAAGTTGCCCAAATCATCGGACCAGTTGTCGATGTAGTTTTCAACGGTAAAGATGTTGAACTTCCAAAAATTTATGATTCATTAGAAATCACAAAAAAAGACGGAACTATTTTAGTTCTTGAAGTACAATCTCACATTGGTGAAAACACAGTTCGTACCATTTCGATGGATTCAACAGACGGTTTGAGCAGAGGTTATGAAGTAGTTGGAACAGGAGCTCCAATTCAAATGCCAATTGGCGCAGATGTTTTCGGTCGTTTGTTCAACGTTATCGGAGATGCTATTGATGGTTTAGGAAACTTACCAAAATCTGGCGAAAATGGAATGCCTATTCACAAACAAGCTCCAAAATTCGAAGATTTATCCACTTCATCTGAGGTTTTATTTACAGGTATCAAAGTAATCGATTTGATTGAGCCTTATGCAAAAGGAGGAAAAATTGGATTGTTCGGTGGTGCAGGTGTTGGTAAAACGGTATTGATTCAAGAGTTGATTAACAATATTGCAAAAGGTCACGGTGGACTTTCTGTATTCGCTGGAGTAGGAGAAAGAACACGTGAAGGAAATGACTTGCTTCGTGAGATGTTGGAGTCAGGAATTATAAAATACGGTGAGGAATTCATGCACTCTATGGAAAATGGAGGTTGGGATTTGTCTAAAGTAGATATGCCAGGAATGAGAGAGTCTAAAGCTACTTTCGTTTTCGGTCAAATGAATGAACCTCCTGGAGCTCGTGCTCGTGTGGCACTTTCAGGATTGTCTATTGCAGAATATTTCCGTGATGGAGCAGGTTCAGATCAAGGAAAAGACGTATTGTTCTTCGTAGATAACATCTTCCGTTTTACACAAGCAGGTTCTGAGGTATCGGCACTTTTGGGTCGTATGCCATCTGCGGTAGGTTACCAACCAACTTTGGCAACAGAGATGGGAGCGATGCAAGAGCGTATTACATCTACAAACAAAGGATCTATTACATCGGTACAAGCGGTTTACGTTCCTGCGGATGACTTAACGGATCCGGCGCCAGCAACAACATTTGCTCACCTTGATGCAACAACTGTATTGTCACGTAAAATTGCTGAGTTAGGTATTTATCCAGCGGTAGATCCATTGGATTCTACTTCTAGAATATTAGCGCCTCACATTATTGGTGATGAGCATTACAACTGTGCACAAAGGGTAAAAGAAATTCTTCAAAAATACAAACAATTGCAAGATATCATCGCGATTTTGGGTATGGAAGAGCTTTCTGAAGACGATAAATTAGCAGTATCAAGAGCGAGACGTGTACAACGTTTCTTGTCACAACCTTTCCACGTAGCAGAACAATTTACAGGTATTCCTGGAGTTTTGGTTGACATTAAAGACACCATCAAAGGATTTAATATGAT
- a CDS encoding SGNH/GDSL hydrolase family protein, with product MIKNFKWLLLVAATFVACNNNDEEVVVYNTSDGMMPTAGSANFSKFVSLGNSLTAGYSDNALFIDGQKSSYTYIMAQQFATVGGGEFKVPLMADNIGGFKVNGVPVAGPRLASTGGAAPVPVAGTPSTEILTSIVTGGPYNNCGVPGAKSFHLLSPSYGSVAGLSTGTANPYYVRFAPNATTSVLAYAVSQTPTFFSLWIGNNDVLGYATSGGDGSNPITPSAGAAGVGFDATYDALVNTITAVSPKGVIANIPYVNSLPFFTFVATNPVPLNATQVASLNQLWGGLNAILASANQPARFQTLTVSSTNPLLIADDMLSYDATPLFTAALQGPPFNFPAATAGFLGTLYGKARHASAAAATRDYVVLSSAGTIGTTQPGFPPNNNTIGVTYPMEDKAILSAGETALVKTATDAYNAKIKAVATAKGLAFVDTNALMSQVSSTGISGNGFTVTGAFITGGGFSTDGVHPSPRGYALIANEFIKSINKTYGSNLKGVDLGNYRILFPKTL from the coding sequence ATGATAAAAAATTTCAAATGGTTACTATTGGTTGCCGCAACCTTTGTAGCATGTAATAATAATGACGAAGAGGTTGTTGTATATAATACATCCGATGGGATGATGCCAACTGCCGGAAGTGCTAATTTTTCAAAATTTGTTTCCTTAGGTAATTCATTAACTGCCGGATATTCGGACAATGCTTTATTTATCGATGGGCAAAAATCATCCTATACCTATATTATGGCGCAGCAGTTTGCAACAGTTGGTGGTGGAGAGTTCAAAGTTCCATTAATGGCCGATAACATTGGGGGTTTCAAAGTTAATGGCGTACCTGTGGCAGGTCCAAGATTGGCTTCAACCGGAGGAGCAGCTCCAGTGCCAGTAGCAGGAACTCCATCAACAGAGATTTTAACATCGATAGTTACTGGCGGACCCTATAACAATTGTGGTGTGCCAGGAGCCAAAAGTTTTCATCTACTTTCTCCCAGCTACGGAAGTGTAGCGGGACTTTCGACAGGAACGGCAAATCCGTACTATGTTCGTTTTGCGCCTAATGCTACTACATCTGTTTTGGCTTATGCCGTTTCTCAAACGCCAACCTTCTTTTCACTTTGGATAGGGAATAATGATGTTTTGGGGTATGCAACTTCAGGTGGAGATGGTTCCAATCCGATTACTCCATCAGCTGGAGCAGCAGGAGTTGGTTTCGATGCCACTTATGATGCTTTGGTCAATACGATTACAGCAGTCTCTCCAAAAGGAGTCATAGCCAATATTCCTTATGTGAACTCATTGCCATTCTTTACTTTTGTAGCAACAAATCCTGTTCCATTAAATGCTACTCAGGTTGCATCTTTGAATCAATTATGGGGTGGTTTAAATGCTATTTTGGCATCAGCTAATCAACCAGCACGTTTCCAAACACTAACTGTAAGTTCAACTAATCCACTTCTCATTGCAGACGATATGCTATCCTATGATGCAACACCTTTATTTACAGCAGCTTTACAAGGGCCTCCGTTTAATTTTCCAGCAGCTACAGCTGGTTTTTTAGGTACTTTGTATGGAAAAGCACGTCACGCTAGTGCAGCAGCAGCAACTAGGGATTATGTAGTATTGAGTTCAGCAGGCACAATTGGAACTACGCAGCCAGGATTTCCGCCAAACAATAATACCATCGGTGTCACTTATCCAATGGAAGATAAAGCGATTTTAAGCGCGGGAGAAACGGCATTAGTAAAAACTGCAACAGATGCCTATAATGCTAAAATTAAAGCGGTAGCCACCGCCAAAGGATTGGCTTTTGTAGATACCAATGCCTTGATGTCGCAAGTGTCTAGTACTGGAATTTCTGGAAATGGCTTCACCGTTACTGGAGCCTTTATTACAGGTGGAGGGTTTTCAACCGATGGGGTTCATCCGTCTCCTAGAGGGTATGCCTTAATTGCAAATGAATTTATTAAATCCATAAATAAAACTTACGGATCGAATTTAAAAGGTGTCGATCTAGGTAATTATAGAATATTGTTTCCGAAGACGCTTTAA
- a CDS encoding TonB-dependent receptor has protein sequence MRSYLLILSLFFCGISFAQNTITGTVTETNNQPIPGVNIKVVGDKAGTVTDAEGKFTLTTALNPPFTIEVTSVGHQTKKVSVTSSNQNIAIKLVDSETTLDEVVVSASRAPERVMESPVTIERMGLKDIRKAAAPSYYDGLENLKEVQMNTSSLTFKSINTRGFATVANTRFMQLVDGMDNSSPLLNFVLGNLIGVSEIDIQNVELLPGASSALYGANAFNGIMFMNSKSPFTYQGISTYLKYGATSQEAAGTNSFYDFGIRMAHTFNKYFAAKANFTYMQGTDWFAVNYDDKTRQGEGITRSDVNYDGINVYGDEASTNIKAVGQALAERGLIPAAAVNLLPNYNVSRTGYNEVDLTDNKAGNTKMDFSFHLRPLGDERLEVIWQSKFGFGNAVYQGANRYYLNNFYMSQHKIEVKGKNFFVRGYTTTEDGGKSYDMQFTGLNVNNKWKDNTTWFGQYAGTFVQATLAGQTPENAHILSRQVADTGRFLPGTPAFQNAFNQVIADPDVLTGSKLVDNSRIYHADANYNFKDIIKYGEIQVGGSYRQYQLNSYGRIYTDDNGPINYDEYGVYAQFQNKYLEDRLKFTGSVRYDKSQNFDGSFSPRVSLVYAGGAQKQHNFRASYQTGFRNPSTQDQYIGFNVGSAVLIGSAPDNLLRYTETRPVANGSPAVGQIYAGGSSVTITGENAYLNSYTRASVNQFAAFIAANPGNTPGAAALLRVTNVSNVKPEEVQAFELGYRSQYEGVNIDLNGYYNIYNNFIGNTVSVAPLYGTVSETFNFAQGAADPIPYASNPAVQTLHALGNGNIRAFQLYTNTDLKIQSLGFGIGLSKRMFGYYDFGINYNYAQFDFDQAKDPGFEAGFNTPKHKIRASIGNEKLFKNFGFNASVRWNTEYLWESTMVDGMIESATVLDAQINYGLPKLKSVVKLGATNLGGKDYIQVLGAGAVGQQYYISWTINP, from the coding sequence ATGAGAAGCTATTTACTTATTTTGTCATTGTTTTTTTGCGGCATTTCTTTCGCCCAAAATACGATAACAGGCACAGTTACAGAAACTAACAATCAACCCATTCCCGGCGTCAACATAAAAGTCGTTGGTGATAAGGCTGGAACGGTCACGGATGCTGAGGGAAAATTTACATTAACAACAGCACTAAACCCCCCATTCACCATCGAAGTAACTAGCGTGGGACACCAAACCAAAAAAGTAAGTGTTACTTCCAGCAATCAAAATATTGCAATTAAACTGGTGGATTCTGAGACAACTCTAGACGAAGTTGTGGTTTCGGCATCAAGAGCACCTGAAAGGGTTATGGAATCTCCGGTAACCATCGAAAGAATGGGTCTTAAGGACATCAGAAAAGCAGCGGCGCCAAGTTATTATGATGGTTTGGAAAATCTTAAAGAAGTACAAATGAACACGAGTAGTTTGACTTTCAAGTCTATCAATACTCGTGGTTTTGCCACAGTTGCCAATACTCGTTTTATGCAGTTGGTGGACGGAATGGATAATTCCTCTCCATTATTAAATTTTGTACTGGGCAATCTAATAGGTGTATCAGAAATTGATATTCAAAACGTGGAGTTATTACCCGGAGCTTCTTCGGCTCTTTATGGGGCAAATGCTTTCAATGGGATTATGTTTATGAATAGTAAAAGTCCGTTTACGTATCAAGGGATTTCCACTTATTTGAAATATGGAGCTACAAGCCAAGAAGCAGCCGGAACCAATAGTTTTTATGATTTTGGTATTCGAATGGCACACACTTTCAACAAATATTTTGCAGCCAAGGCCAACTTCACTTATATGCAAGGAACCGATTGGTTTGCTGTAAATTATGATGATAAAACGCGCCAAGGCGAGGGAATTACAAGAAGTGATGTGAATTATGATGGTATCAACGTCTACGGTGATGAAGCGTCAACAAACATCAAAGCGGTTGGACAGGCATTGGCAGAGAGAGGTTTAATCCCAGCAGCAGCCGTTAATTTGTTGCCTAATTACAATGTAAGTAGAACTGGTTATAATGAAGTGGATTTGACTGATAACAAAGCAGGGAACACAAAAATGGATTTTTCTTTTCATTTGAGACCACTGGGAGACGAAAGACTTGAGGTTATTTGGCAAAGTAAATTTGGTTTTGGAAATGCAGTTTATCAAGGGGCAAATCGATACTATTTGAATAATTTTTACATGTCGCAACACAAAATAGAAGTTAAAGGTAAAAACTTTTTTGTAAGAGGTTATACCACTACTGAAGACGGTGGAAAATCGTATGACATGCAATTTACAGGACTTAATGTAAATAATAAATGGAAAGATAATACTACCTGGTTTGGTCAGTATGCTGGAACGTTCGTGCAAGCCACTTTAGCTGGTCAAACGCCTGAAAACGCTCATATTTTGTCGAGACAAGTGGCTGATACGGGTCGATTCCTTCCCGGAACTCCTGCATTTCAAAATGCTTTCAATCAAGTTATCGCAGATCCAGATGTGCTGACAGGTTCTAAATTGGTAGATAATTCTAGAATATATCACGCTGATGCCAATTATAATTTTAAAGACATCATTAAATATGGCGAAATTCAAGTTGGGGGATCCTACCGACAATACCAATTGAACTCTTATGGTAGAATTTATACCGATGATAATGGTCCGATTAACTACGACGAATATGGTGTATATGCTCAATTTCAAAATAAATACTTAGAAGATCGTCTGAAATTTACAGGTTCAGTTCGTTATGATAAATCTCAAAACTTTGACGGAAGTTTTTCGCCTAGAGTTTCCTTAGTTTATGCCGGTGGGGCGCAAAAGCAGCACAATTTTAGAGCATCTTATCAAACTGGTTTTAGAAACCCAAGTACACAAGATCAATATATTGGTTTCAACGTGGGAAGTGCCGTATTAATAGGTTCGGCTCCTGACAATTTATTGAGATACACCGAAACTAGACCGGTTGCTAATGGTTCGCCAGCAGTGGGGCAAATTTACGCTGGAGGTTCATCTGTAACGATCACGGGTGAAAATGCTTATCTAAATTCCTACACTAGAGCATCGGTCAATCAATTTGCAGCCTTTATAGCAGCCAATCCTGGTAATACTCCTGGCGCAGCAGCATTACTTAGAGTAACTAATGTAAGCAATGTAAAACCGGAAGAAGTTCAGGCTTTCGAACTCGGGTATCGTTCTCAATATGAAGGAGTAAATATTGATCTTAATGGATATTATAATATTTACAATAATTTTATTGGTAATACTGTTTCTGTCGCTCCTTTGTATGGAACGGTTAGCGAAACTTTCAATTTTGCTCAAGGAGCAGCAGATCCAATTCCTTACGCGAGCAATCCCGCGGTTCAGACACTACACGCTCTAGGAAATGGCAATATAAGAGCCTTTCAGTTGTATACCAATACGGATTTAAAAATCCAATCTTTAGGCTTTGGAATCGGTCTTTCTAAAAGAATGTTTGGGTATTATGATTTCGGAATTAATTATAACTACGCACAATTTGATTTTGATCAAGCCAAAGATCCTGGCTTCGAAGCTGGTTTCAACACACCAAAGCATAAAATTAGAGCCTCTATTGGAAATGAAAAATTATTCAAAAACTTCGGATTTAACGCTAGTGTTAGATGGAATACTGAATATTTATGGGAATCAACCATGGTTGACGGTATGATCGAATCGGCAACAGTACTTGATGCTCAAATAAACTATGGCCTTCCAAAATTAAAATCTGTAGTAAAACTAGGTGCCACCAATCTTGGAGGGAAAGATTATATTCAAGTATTGGGAGCGGGTGCTGTTGGTCAACAATATTACATTTCTTGGACCATTAATCCGTAA
- the glmS gene encoding glutamine--fructose-6-phosphate transaminase (isomerizing), whose translation MCGIVGYIGYREAYPIVIKGLKRLEYRGYDSAGVMLFDGEKIKLSKTKGKVVDLEAKTSEEISTNGTIGMGHTRWATHGVPNDVNSHPHVSNSGDLVIIHNGIIENYAPLKVELIKRGYVFHSDTDTEVLVNLIEEVQKKENLKLGKAVQVALNQVFGAYAIAVFDKKNPDEIVVARLGSPLAIGIGEGEYFIASDASPFIEYTSNAVYLEDGEMANIRLHKPMKVRKIKDDSLVDPYIQELQMNLEQIEKGGYDHFMLKEIYEQPSVITDTYRGRLHANEGIIQMSGVEDNLEKFLNAERIIIVACGTSWHAGLVAEYIFEEFTRIPVEVEYASEFRYRNPIINRRDVVIAISQSGETADTMAAIKLAKEKGAFVYGVCNVVGSSISRETHAGSHTHAGPEIGVASTKAFTTQITVLIMMALRLAKAKGTLSNTDFHRYLQELEIIPDKVKEALETNAKAKEIAKVFKNSHNCLYLGRGYNFPVALEGALKLKEISYIHAEGYPAAEMKHGPIALIDEHMPVIIIAPKQGHYDKIVSNIQEIKSRSGIIIAVVTKGDTQVRGLADYIIEIPDTSDAFSPLITTIPLQLLSYHIAVMRGCNVDQPRNLAKSVTVE comes from the coding sequence ATGTGTGGAATTGTTGGCTACATAGGCTACAGAGAAGCTTATCCTATCGTAATAAAAGGATTGAAACGACTAGAATACCGGGGCTATGATAGTGCTGGCGTAATGCTGTTTGACGGCGAGAAAATCAAACTATCAAAGACTAAAGGAAAGGTTGTAGATCTTGAAGCAAAAACTTCGGAGGAAATTTCCACCAATGGAACCATCGGAATGGGGCATACCCGTTGGGCAACTCACGGTGTTCCGAATGATGTGAACTCACATCCTCACGTTTCAAACTCAGGAGATTTGGTAATTATCCACAATGGAATTATCGAAAATTATGCACCTCTAAAAGTGGAGTTAATCAAAAGAGGCTACGTTTTTCACTCCGATACCGATACTGAAGTGCTAGTTAACCTTATCGAGGAAGTTCAAAAAAAGGAAAATCTAAAATTAGGAAAAGCAGTTCAAGTGGCCTTGAATCAAGTATTCGGAGCTTATGCAATAGCTGTTTTTGATAAAAAGAATCCTGACGAAATTGTGGTTGCCCGATTAGGAAGCCCATTGGCCATAGGAATTGGAGAAGGTGAATATTTTATAGCTTCTGATGCATCGCCATTTATCGAATATACTTCGAATGCAGTCTATTTAGAAGACGGCGAAATGGCAAATATTAGGTTGCATAAACCCATGAAAGTTCGAAAAATCAAAGATGACTCTTTGGTTGATCCTTATATTCAAGAGCTTCAAATGAACTTGGAGCAGATCGAAAAAGGAGGTTACGACCACTTTATGTTGAAAGAAATTTATGAACAACCTAGTGTTATTACCGATACTTATCGAGGAAGACTTCATGCCAACGAAGGCATTATTCAAATGTCAGGAGTCGAAGATAATCTAGAAAAATTCTTAAACGCGGAGCGTATCATTATCGTGGCTTGCGGAACTTCTTGGCATGCTGGTTTAGTCGCCGAATATATTTTTGAGGAGTTTACCAGAATCCCTGTCGAAGTAGAATACGCATCAGAGTTTAGGTATAGAAATCCAATTATCAACCGACGCGATGTAGTAATTGCTATTTCGCAATCGGGTGAAACTGCGGATACAATGGCAGCCATCAAATTGGCCAAAGAAAAAGGCGCTTTTGTTTATGGAGTGTGTAATGTTGTGGGTTCTTCGATTTCGAGAGAAACTCATGCTGGTTCCCATACCCACGCAGGACCAGAAATTGGCGTGGCTTCCACCAAAGCCTTTACGACACAAATTACCGTGTTGATTATGATGGCATTGCGTTTGGCTAAGGCCAAAGGAACATTGTCTAATACTGATTTCCACAGGTATTTGCAAGAATTAGAAATTATTCCTGACAAAGTGAAAGAGGCTTTAGAGACCAATGCTAAAGCTAAAGAAATTGCGAAGGTTTTCAAAAATTCCCATAATTGCTTGTACTTGGGAAGAGGATATAACTTTCCGGTAGCCCTTGAAGGAGCTTTGAAGCTAAAAGAAATTTCCTATATTCACGCCGAAGGGTATCCTGCAGCCGAAATGAAGCATGGACCTATCGCCTTGATTGACGAGCACATGCCAGTGATCATAATCGCGCCTAAGCAAGGACATTATGACAAAATAGTAAGTAATATTCAAGAAATTAAGTCGCGAAGCGGAATTATTATTGCAGTTGTAACAAAAGGAGATACACAAGTACGTGGTTTAGCCGATTATATAATTGAAATTCCAGATACATCCGATGCCTTTTCGCCATTGATTACTACGATTCCTTTGCAATTATTATCCTATCATATCGCAGTGATGCGAGGTTGTAATGTCGATCAGCCTCGTAATTTAGCTAAATCGGTTACTGTCGAATAA
- a CDS encoding DUF4270 domain-containing protein, producing the protein MHNNSFFKTLLFFVSVVLFVSCDKEYSAVGDALIGENNFDLVKYNSAVAAHNEKITAIQSNGLQVNALGIYDNPAFGKTTANFATQLTLASVNPTIGLNPVIDSVMIDVPYFSTVLSTDVSGNRTYELDSIYGASLAKIKLSVYESGRYMGTQSGTPQTFYTNQNTEFDNLKIGNRLNDDANTAQNDAFFFNPRENRFKSTTSAGTEVITRTAPSMRMRLNTAFFKDKIINAPAGSLTTNDVFINYFKGLYFKVEQSGADKGSLAMINFAKGTITVKYKEETSATDKTLIDKSIVLNLSGSTASLLEQSNTNADYGTATANPNRVLGDEKLYVKGGEGSLAVIDLFEKKDLIGYDKNGNLTGPNGVSDELDNIRKEGWLINEASLVFNIDATAMKDSFEPQRIYLYDYTNSRPIIDYFLDGTTATKPKKSRLVFDGNLNYSSDTKRGSNYKVRITNHIRNLVKYADSTNIKLGVAVTESIDIANSYSLKTPSIWIAQAPKSSVMNPLGTILYGGRSSSNPTDKNLLKLEIYYTKPK; encoded by the coding sequence ATGCATAATAATTCTTTTTTTAAGACCCTATTATTTTTTGTAAGTGTCGTTCTTTTTGTTTCCTGTGATAAGGAATATAGTGCCGTTGGAGATGCGTTAATTGGTGAAAATAATTTTGACTTGGTTAAATACAATTCGGCTGTGGCTGCTCATAATGAAAAAATTACTGCCATCCAATCCAATGGTCTTCAAGTCAATGCTTTGGGTATTTATGACAATCCTGCTTTTGGGAAAACCACAGCAAATTTTGCAACACAATTAACATTAGCATCGGTAAATCCTACGATTGGTCTTAATCCAGTTATTGACAGCGTGATGATAGATGTGCCCTATTTCAGCACAGTTCTTTCTACAGATGTGAGCGGGAATCGGACGTATGAGTTAGATTCTATATATGGAGCATCATTGGCTAAAATAAAATTGAGTGTATACGAATCAGGGCGTTATATGGGGACTCAAAGCGGTACGCCTCAAACTTTTTACACCAATCAAAATACAGAATTTGATAATTTAAAAATTGGAAATCGCTTGAATGACGATGCCAATACAGCACAAAACGACGCTTTTTTCTTTAATCCGAGAGAAAATCGATTCAAATCAACTACTTCTGCAGGAACAGAAGTAATCACAAGAACAGCGCCAAGTATGCGTATGCGATTGAACACTGCTTTTTTTAAAGATAAAATCATCAACGCTCCAGCGGGAAGTTTAACCACCAATGATGTTTTTATCAATTACTTCAAAGGATTGTATTTCAAAGTAGAACAATCAGGCGCTGATAAAGGAAGTCTGGCCATGATTAATTTTGCAAAAGGAACCATTACTGTTAAATATAAGGAAGAAACTTCGGCTACCGATAAAACACTCATCGATAAATCGATTGTACTCAATTTGTCCGGTTCCACGGCAAGTTTACTCGAACAAAGCAATACCAATGCCGATTATGGAACTGCCACAGCCAATCCAAATCGAGTTTTGGGCGATGAAAAATTATATGTAAAAGGAGGCGAAGGTTCCTTGGCCGTTATCGATCTATTTGAGAAAAAAGATTTGATAGGCTATGATAAAAACGGAAATCTAACAGGACCGAATGGAGTTTCAGACGAATTGGACAACATTAGAAAAGAAGGATGGCTGATCAATGAAGCTAGCTTGGTATTTAATATTGATGCCACAGCGATGAAAGATAGCTTCGAGCCACAACGAATTTATCTGTACGATTATACGAACAGTCGCCCGATTATCGATTATTTTTTGGATGGTACAACTGCTACCAAACCCAAAAAATCAAGATTGGTATTTGATGGTAATTTAAATTATAGTTCGGATACCAAAAGAGGATCCAATTATAAAGTTAGGATTACCAACCATATTAGAAATTTGGTAAAATATGCCGATTCTACCAACATTAAGTTGGGTGTGGCAGTTACAGAAAGCATTGATATTGCGAATTCTTATTCGCTGAAAACACCTTCAATTTGGATTGCCCAAGCACCAAAATCGAGCGTGATGAATCCTTTGGGAACAATTCTTTACGGAGGAAGATCAAGCTCGAATCCTACAGACAAAAACTTGCTAAAACTGGAAATATATTATACAAAACCTAAATAA
- a CDS encoding glycogen/starch synthase — protein sequence MEDKRILYVSSEVVPYLAENEVSSMSYEVPKMINNQGGQIRIFMPRYGNINERRHQLHEVIRLSGMNLVVNDLDMPLIIKVASIPKERIQVYFIDNDEYFKRKATFTDEDGMLFPDNDERAIFFAKGVVETVKKLNWVPDIIHVHGWMAAMLPIYMKHFYKNEALFSDTKIVTSVYSQSFEGALDIEMINKIKFDGVPLDSISDLETPDYENIMKATINHSDGVIIASDNLTSSLTKFIESSGKPFLPFASKDKFAETYSNFYKNFVL from the coding sequence ATGGAAGATAAGAGGATATTATATGTATCATCTGAAGTGGTGCCTTATCTAGCTGAAAATGAGGTCTCTTCAATGTCTTACGAAGTGCCAAAAATGATCAATAATCAAGGCGGACAAATTAGAATTTTCATGCCGCGATATGGCAATATTAACGAAAGAAGACATCAATTACACGAGGTAATTCGACTTTCTGGGATGAATTTGGTAGTAAATGACTTAGATATGCCCTTGATTATAAAAGTGGCATCGATACCTAAAGAAAGAATTCAAGTATATTTTATCGATAATGACGAATATTTCAAACGGAAAGCCACATTTACGGATGAAGATGGAATGTTGTTTCCGGATAACGACGAACGTGCTATTTTCTTTGCCAAAGGCGTTGTAGAAACCGTAAAAAAATTGAATTGGGTTCCCGATATTATTCATGTTCATGGTTGGATGGCTGCTATGTTACCCATTTATATGAAGCATTTTTATAAAAATGAGGCTTTATTTTCGGATACCAAAATCGTAACATCGGTTTACAGCCAGTCTTTCGAAGGAGCTTTAGACATAGAAATGATCAACAAAATAAAATTTGATGGTGTGCCGCTTGATTCCATTTCAGATTTGGAAACCCCAGATTACGAAAATATTATGAAGGCTACCATTAATCATTCTGATGGGGTAATTATCGCTTCAGACAACCTCACTTCAAGTTTAACAAAATTTATAGAATCTTCAGGAAAACCTTTTTTACCTTTCGCCTCGAAAGATAAATTCGCTGAAACGTATTCTAACTTTTATAAAAATTTTGTTCTATAA